GTTACGCCTCGCATTTTTCCCAGTGTTGGTCCGACGGCGTTGCAGATCACCTGTTGTATCTTCGTGATCGCCGGCCACAACTGGACGTGCTGGTTGAAATTCAAGGGTGGCAAGGGTGTGGCCACGAGTTCCGGCGCGTTGCTGGCGTTTCTTCCGATACCATTTCTCTGTGCGTTCGGCGTTTGGGCGATCATCTTTGCCATCTCGCGCTACGTGTCCCTGGCATCCATCGGCGCAGCGGTTGCGATGCCTGTGGCAACCTGGTTCCTGGCAAAGGACAAGACACTGTTCATCTTCACTGTCATTCTTGCCGCCGTCATCATCTATAAACACAAGTCGAATATCCAACGGCTGTTGGCAGGAACCGAGAACCGTATTGGCCGGCGAAAGGAAGAAGGCGGAAAGGGCGCGATGGCATGAACGTCACCGTAATTGGTACAGGCGGGTGGGGGACGGCGTTGGCGGTGCTCTTGCACGGCAACGGGCACAAGGTCAATTTGTGGGGGCGGTTGAAGGAGGAGGTCGAGCCGATCATTGCGGCCGGCGAGAACAAGGCATTCCTGCCCGGTGTAAAGATTCCCAAGGAAATCGTGCTCACGCTGGATACGAAATCAGCACTGCACGGAGCCGAGTTGGTGGTGTTGGCCGTTCCCTCGCACGGAATGCGACCGATCTGCGCAAAACTTCACGATTATCTTCCCACCGACGTTCCCGTGGTCAGCGTTGCGAAGGGAATTGAGAACGGAACAGGTTGCCGGATGAGCGAGGTGATCGCGGAAGTGCTCAAGACCGAACACATTGTCGTGCTTTCCGGGCCCAGCCACGCGGAGGAAGTGGGACGCGGGATTCCGACAGCAGTGGTGGTCGCGTCGCGCCAGGCCGAGCACGCGGTCCGGGCGCAAAAGGCATTCATGAACGAACGCTTCCGCATTTATACGCACGATGACGTCATCGGGGTCGAATTGGGCGGTGCGCTGAAGAACGTCATTGCCATCGCCGCCGGCACGTGTGACGGGATCGGGTTTGGGGACAACACCAAGGCGGCGTTGTGCACGCGCGGGCTGACCGAGATGACTCGGCTTGGTGTGGCGTTGGGCGCGCGCTCCGAGACGTTCTTCGGACTGAGCGGCGTGGGGGACCTGATTGTCACCGCGTTCAGCCGCCACAGCCGCAACCGCGGATTCGGTGAACGGCTGGGAAAAGGTGAAACGCCCGAACAGATCGCCACTAGCACGCAGATGGTGGCCGAGGGGGTAAAGACAGCCAGTTCAGCCTGGCAACTGGCGCAACGTCATGGCGTGGATGTGCCCATCACGCGTGAGGTGCATGCCATCCTTTACGAAGGCAAACCACCCAAACAGGCTGTCCGCGACCTGATGACCCGGGAAGCCAAGCCTGAATTTGGCGCGTGAGAGCGGGAACTTTTTCCCATGGAGCGTGTCTCAAAGCCGGACGCCAAAGTTGAGGCAAGCGATCGAGAGTTGCTCGAACGCTGCCGGGCGGGCGATGAAACAGCGTTTGATGACCTGGTGCTGCGCCACCAGCAACGGGCGTTCAACGTCGCCTTTCAACTACTGCGCGACCACGAGGATGCCACGGAAGTGGCCCAGGATGCGTTTGTGAGGATCTATCGGAGCATTGGCAATTTTCGCGGGGAGTGCGAGTTCACGACCTGGCTGCACCAGATCGTTGTGAACCTGGCCCGCAACAAACATCGTTGGTGGAAACGGCGCGGTCGACAGGCGGGCATGTCCTTGGACAGCACGGTTGAGACCGCTGATGGGGAAGTGTCCATGCAGATCGCCGGGAACACCGATGCGCCCGACGTGCAGGCGGTGAAGGACGAGTTTGTTGAATTATTGAGTCGCCGAATGCACGAACTTCCGCGCAAGTTTCGGGAGGTACTGGTGCTGCGAAACGTCAATAACCTGAGCTATGAAGAAATTGCCGAAGCGCTGGATTGCTCCGTTGGCACGGTCAAATCGCGGATCGCGCGCGCGCGGGAGGTGTTGCGCAAAAGCCTGAAGGACGAGCTGTGAGGATGGAAAGATGAAGGATTGCGATCATATTCGCGGGGAGTTGTCGGCTTACCTCGACGGCGAATTGACGCCGCCACAGAGGACAGAGGTCGAGACGCACCTGGCATCGTGTGCGGAGTGCCAGCGAGAGTTGGTGGAATTGAAGACACTGGTGACCGGCGTGGCGGCGCTGCCGAAACTGCAGCCGACACCGCGGTTCCTCGCCGACGTGCGCCGCAAAATCGCGTCTGATGGGAAACCCGGGGCGTTGACCTGGCAGGACTACGTGTTCCGCCCGCTCTGGCTGAAGATTCCGCTGGAAGTGGCGGCGCTCATTGTGATCACTGGTCTCGTGATAAGGAGCGGCCATCCGCTGTCGGCAGAGAAGACCGCTTCACTCGAATTCGCCAAGGCGGAAAACAGGGAGAACTTGCGCGAGAATACTGTTTCGTCGGGTACCCGGGCAAAGCAAGCGATAGCAAACGAACCGAAATCAGCTGTTGCTGCTCAAATGCCCACGGCGGCTGGCCCAGGGCGGACCCCTGTGATTGGCAATGCCGACGAGGTGTCAGCGACTCCTCCATTAGCGCCTTCGCCAGTCATCGACCTGGTGCGAAGCGTGGAATTTCCCCGGTCAAAGCCCGGTGAAATTGTGACGGTTCACGCGCGGGTCTTTGACGATGTGCGGAATCGGGCGCAACAACTTGCGACGCGGTGCAACGGGCGGGTGGTTGTCGTTCCTCAATCAAAAGACGTGACGGAACGCACCTTATTCGTGGAAATGCCGCGCGAATATGTGGCGGCGTTCAAGTTGGAGCTATCGAAGACCACCGGGCCGTCCGCGGCAGTGGCAACGGGCGGAAGCACCGGCGAATCAGGTACAGCGAGCGCGGCGCCATCACCGACCGGTGTGCTGACGGGCAATGCGCCAACGAACAACAGCGCCGATGGCCTGGCAACATTTGGTCTGGGGAATGACGCCACGATCGCAGCGCCCACAACACTTTTGGAGATCCGGGTCGTCGCGCCGGCGAACTAGTGAACGGCGGACTGGTTGCCCTTCAGCTTCTGGAGCTTTTCGGAAATCTCTTTGTTGCCGGGCTCCAATTCGCTGGCGTGATGCAGCACTGTAAGCGCCTCCTGGGTCTTGCCGACCTTCAGGAGCACATCGGCAAGGTGGCCACACAGCGTCGCATCATCTTTGATTAAACCGACCGCGCGCCGCAATTGCACGAGCGCCTCCTCGTTGCGCCCGAGTTTGAATAATACCCAGCCCAGGCTGTCGATGTACGCACCGTTATCGGGATCGAGCTTCACGGCCTTCTGAATCAGGTCGAGCGCCTCCTGCAGATGGACGCCCTTGTCGGCCCACATGTACCCGAGATAATTGCAGGCACCATGGTCCGCCGGGTCGAGCTCCAGACACTTGCGGAAAAGCGAAACCGCCTTGTCGTACTCGCCGTTTCGCTCGCATGCGGCGGCATACGAAAAGTAAAACTTGCTGCTCAGCTTGACGTCCGGGCCCGATTCCTGTGCCATGGACTCCGCGTCGGCAAAAGAGGCCACCGCCTCGCTGTACTGTTTCCTGTCGGTTTGGATGAGACCTGTGAAATAAGGCACACGAAAATCGGTCGGAAACTTTTTCTTCCAGGTGGCCAGGGTTTCCAACGCCTGATCGACCTGCTTGGAATCCAACTGCAGGGCGGTAATGAGGGAGTAGTTCTCCGGCTGGTTGGGGTTGACGACGAGAGATTGCTGGTAATTGGAAATGGCCTTCTCGTGTTTGCCCAAATCCTCGTAAACCTCGCCAAGGTAGTTGTAGATCGCAAACTGCAGCGGTTCGCGCTTGATAATTTCCTCGAGCACCGCCGCGGCCTTCTCCTTCTGGTCAGCGCGGATGTAATTGGCCGCCAGTCGCTCGCGAATGCGCGGGGCATCCGGATTTTGGGCGAGCAATTTGGCGTACGCGTCCACTGCCTTCTGGAAGTTGCCGTTATCCGCGTAGGTGTCGGCCAGCCGTACCTCAATTTCAACGTCGTTGGGCGCCAGGGCCAGCGCCTTTTCGTAACATTGCTGGATCCGCTTCCGATCCATCTTTTGCGCCCATGTCGGCTTTTGCCGGGAGATCGCGGTGAAAAAATCGCCGAGCCGCATCCAATAGCTGCCGGCATCCACCTTTTGGTGGAAGGCGCGATCAAACAATTTGACGGCCTCGACAGGCGAGTCTTTCAGGGCATAGATGTCGAGCAACCCACCCAGCGCATTGAGATTCGTCGGTTCGAGCTTTAACGTGTTCTGGAATGCGGTGATCGCTTTCTCGTTCTGGTTGTCGCTGCGATAGATGTAACCCAGCCAGTAGGAAAGCTCCGCATCGTTGGGGTTGGCTTTGACGGATGACTCCAGCACGCTGAGCGCGTTGGTGATGTCGCGGCGGGTTGCGTAGATTTGTCCGAGGCGAACGGCCAGGGCGGTGTTCTGCGGATCGAGTTGCAGCGCCCGTTGATAGCGTTCCAGGGCATTGTCCATTTCGCCACGGAATTCCTCCGAGACGCCGGTGCCATATTCCGCGAGAGCTTCGGCACGGCGTGTCTGCGTGGGGGACAGATCCGCCGTCCCGTCCAACGGGCCGGCCGGGGGGCCTTTGGAAGGAGCGGGGCGCGCCATGGCCATGCTCAAGCTTGCGACGGCAGAAAACACAACCGCCAGCGCAGCCGCGCGACTGCGCGCACTTGCTCTTGGGCAAAACATGTCCTGGATTACGACTCCTACCGGTTTCTCTTCTTGTGACGCATTGCCTTCAAGCGCTTGCGGCGCTTGTGCTTGTTGATCTTCTGCTTGCGTCGTTTCTTCAGCGAGCCCATCCGGGCCTCCTTGTTGGTTGCGGCATCAGTTCTCGGGACAAATTCAGTAAATCACCTTGTTCAACGGATACTCGATGATACCCTCTGCGCCTGCGTCTTTCAACTGCGGGATGATTTCGCGTACAATCTTCTCGTCAATGATTGTTTCCACCGCCACCCAGTCCTCGCGAGAGAGCGTCGAGATCGTCGGGTTGCGAAGGGCGGGCAATTCCTTCAACAATGTCGCGAGCTTTGCGCGCGGCACGTTCATTTTCAGTCCGACCTTCTCCTCCGCCGCCAGCGCACCTCGCAGCATGAGCGCGATCGTCTCGATCTTCTTGCGCTTCCACTTGTCGTCCCATGCCTGTTTGTTGGCGATGAGTTGCGGGTAACTCGAAACGATGGTCTCGACGATGCGCAGGTTGTTCGCTTTCAGTGACGAACCCGTTTCCGTCAATTCGACAATCGCATCGACCAGTTCCGGCGCCTTTACCTCGGTCGCGCCCCAGGAGAATTCCACCTCCGCCGTCACGCCGTTCTTCTTCAGCCAGCGCCGCGTCATCTCGACCAATTCGGTCGCAATACGTTTGCCCTGCAAATCCTTCACCGATTTGACGGGCGAATCGTTCGGCACGGCCAGCACCCAGCGCGCGGGATTCGTGGTCTGCTTGCTGTAGGCGATCTCGCCGACCACCTGCACGTCGCTGTCGTTCTCGGCAATCCAATCCGCGCCAGTTAGACCAACGTCGAGGAATCCATGTTCAACGTAACGGCTGATTTCCTGGGCGCGGATGAGCCGCAACTCCAGGTCCGCGTCGTCAGTGCGCGGCACATAGCTGCGGCTGCCGGTGGAAATCTTCCAGCCCGCTTTCGCCATCAAGGCGAGGGTCGATTCCTGCAAGCTGCCTTTCGGCAACCCGAATCGCAATACTCGTTTCGTCGTTTTCTCACTCATGTTTCAAGTGTCCTGACCATTCGCCCGTCGATCTTCAATTTCCCCAGCGCGAACAGGCGTATCGCCTCGGGATAAATCTCGTGCTCCGCCACTTGGATCCGCTCGTGCAACGATTCGGGCGTGTCGTTGTCGAGCACCTTCACCTCCCGCTGGAGGATGATTGGCCCCGAATCCACGCCTTCCTCCACAAAATGTACCGTGCAACCCGTGACCTTCGCTCCAGCCTTCAACGCCTGCTCCCACGCGCGCAACCCAGGGAACTTGGGCAACAACGACGGATGCACATTGAGCATCCGCCCCGCAAACGCCCGCAATAGCGGCGACTTCACCACGCGCATGTAACCCGCCAGCGCGACGAGTTGCACACCGGCATCGCGCAGCATCCGCGCCGCGTGTTCTTCCAACTCCGGTTCCAACTTCGTCTTGAACCGGCTCGGGCCGATAAAACGCGCTTCGATCCCGCGCTTCCGCGCCCGCTCCTGGATGAACGCATCGGCGACATCCGTCAGCACCAACACGACTCGTCCGGAAATCTTCCCGCGCGCGCACGCCTCGAAAATCGCCTCGCCGTTGGAGCCATTGCCCGAGCCGAGTACTCCGATGCGGAAATCGCCACCGCTCACACAAAGTTTCTAATCGAACCCCCCGGAAAACACAAGCGTGGATGCGGACAGATCTTGGCAGCTACTTGGCCTTCACATTCACCGTCCCGGTTTGGGTGAAGGAATATTGCGAAGTGTTGAAGCGGGAGCAGTTAATGTCGTAGTGGACCTGGACGCTCCCGTCATCCAATAAAGCGAAAGTAACGTCGTTGAAGTCGGCGGGATCCAACGAAACACTGTTGGCAAACGCAAATTCTGCCAACTCCTTGAACGTCCGTGGCCAGTGGCTAACCGATATCTGGAACGCCCTGGTGGCGGTGACGAGTTGTTTGACTTTGGCGCGGGCGAAATCAACGACGGCCGCATTCTTGTGCTTGTATTCGTTAAGGGCGGATTGGTACGCCTTTTCGCGGGGCGAAGCGCAGGCGACAAGGTTCAAAGTCAGCAGACCGACGAGTACGAACCTCGTGCGCACGTTAGCATCCGACTTTACGAATCTTCGCGATCAGTCGTGTGGTCGAAAAACCCTTCACGAACGGCAGGATGCGGACCTTGGAACCGATTGCGGTGAGCACGGCGCGCTCGCGCGCATCGAGCGTCTCGGGCCGGTAGTCGCCACCCTTGACATAAACGTCGGGCTGGACGGTTCCCAGGAAGCGATGGGCGCGCCTTTCGGGGAAGATGACCACGGCATCGACGCAGGCCAGGGCGGCGAGGACCTTGGCGCGTTGCTGTTGCGGGACAAGCGGGCGGCCGCGGCCTTTGAGTTGGCGGACCGATCGGTCCCCGTTGAGGCCGACGATGAGGAGTTCACCAAGCTCCTTGGCGCGCTGGAGATAGTTGACATGGCCATAGTGCACGA
This portion of the Verrucomicrobiia bacterium genome encodes:
- the plsY gene encoding glycerol-3-phosphate 1-O-acyltransferase PlsY; the protein is MTVAIFIGCAVASYFLGSIPTGFLWSKARGIDIRKVGSGNIGATNVMRALGKGPGLAVLLLDAAKGFLPVYVTPRIFPSVGPTALQITCCIFVIAGHNWTCWLKFKGGKGVATSSGALLAFLPIPFLCAFGVWAIIFAISRYVSLASIGAAVAMPVATWFLAKDKTLFIFTVILAAVIIYKHKSNIQRLLAGTENRIGRRKEEGGKGAMA
- a CDS encoding NAD(P)H-dependent glycerol-3-phosphate dehydrogenase, with product MNVTVIGTGGWGTALAVLLHGNGHKVNLWGRLKEEVEPIIAAGENKAFLPGVKIPKEIVLTLDTKSALHGAELVVLAVPSHGMRPICAKLHDYLPTDVPVVSVAKGIENGTGCRMSEVIAEVLKTEHIVVLSGPSHAEEVGRGIPTAVVVASRQAEHAVRAQKAFMNERFRIYTHDDVIGVELGGALKNVIAIAAGTCDGIGFGDNTKAALCTRGLTEMTRLGVALGARSETFFGLSGVGDLIVTAFSRHSRNRGFGERLGKGETPEQIATSTQMVAEGVKTASSAWQLAQRHGVDVPITREVHAILYEGKPPKQAVRDLMTREAKPEFGA
- a CDS encoding sigma-70 family RNA polymerase sigma factor, which encodes MERVSKPDAKVEASDRELLERCRAGDETAFDDLVLRHQQRAFNVAFQLLRDHEDATEVAQDAFVRIYRSIGNFRGECEFTTWLHQIVVNLARNKHRWWKRRGRQAGMSLDSTVETADGEVSMQIAGNTDAPDVQAVKDEFVELLSRRMHELPRKFREVLVLRNVNNLSYEEIAEALDCSVGTVKSRIARAREVLRKSLKDEL
- a CDS encoding zf-HC2 domain-containing protein, whose product is MKDCDHIRGELSAYLDGELTPPQRTEVETHLASCAECQRELVELKTLVTGVAALPKLQPTPRFLADVRRKIASDGKPGALTWQDYVFRPLWLKIPLEVAALIVITGLVIRSGHPLSAEKTASLEFAKAENRENLRENTVSSGTRAKQAIANEPKSAVAAQMPTAAGPGRTPVIGNADEVSATPPLAPSPVIDLVRSVEFPRSKPGEIVTVHARVFDDVRNRAQQLATRCNGRVVVVPQSKDVTERTLFVEMPREYVAAFKLELSKTTGPSAAVATGGSTGESGTASAAPSPTGVLTGNAPTNNSADGLATFGLGNDATIAAPTTLLEIRVVAPAN
- a CDS encoding tetratricopeptide repeat protein; this translates as MAMARPAPSKGPPAGPLDGTADLSPTQTRRAEALAEYGTGVSEEFRGEMDNALERYQRALQLDPQNTALAVRLGQIYATRRDITNALSVLESSVKANPNDAELSYWLGYIYRSDNQNEKAITAFQNTLKLEPTNLNALGGLLDIYALKDSPVEAVKLFDRAFHQKVDAGSYWMRLGDFFTAISRQKPTWAQKMDRKRIQQCYEKALALAPNDVEIEVRLADTYADNGNFQKAVDAYAKLLAQNPDAPRIRERLAANYIRADQKEKAAAVLEEIIKREPLQFAIYNYLGEVYEDLGKHEKAISNYQQSLVVNPNQPENYSLITALQLDSKQVDQALETLATWKKKFPTDFRVPYFTGLIQTDRKQYSEAVASFADAESMAQESGPDVKLSSKFYFSYAAACERNGEYDKAVSLFRKCLELDPADHGACNYLGYMWADKGVHLQEALDLIQKAVKLDPDNGAYIDSLGWVLFKLGRNEEALVQLRRAVGLIKDDATLCGHLADVLLKVGKTQEALTVLHHASELEPGNKEISEKLQKLKGNQSAVH
- a CDS encoding AURKAIP1/COX24 domain-containing protein codes for the protein MGSLKKRRKQKINKHKRRKRLKAMRHKKRNR
- the hisG gene encoding ATP phosphoribosyltransferase, whose product is MSEKTTKRVLRFGLPKGSLQESTLALMAKAGWKISTGSRSYVPRTDDADLELRLIRAQEISRYVEHGFLDVGLTGADWIAENDSDVQVVGEIAYSKQTTNPARWVLAVPNDSPVKSVKDLQGKRIATELVEMTRRWLKKNGVTAEVEFSWGATEVKAPELVDAIVELTETGSSLKANNLRIVETIVSSYPQLIANKQAWDDKWKRKKIETIALMLRGALAAEEKVGLKMNVPRAKLATLLKELPALRNPTISTLSREDWVAVETIIDEKIVREIIPQLKDAGAEGIIEYPLNKVIY
- the purN gene encoding phosphoribosylglycinamide formyltransferase, translated to MSGGDFRIGVLGSGNGSNGEAIFEACARGKISGRVVLVLTDVADAFIQERARKRGIEARFIGPSRFKTKLEPELEEHAARMLRDAGVQLVALAGYMRVVKSPLLRAFAGRMLNVHPSLLPKFPGLRAWEQALKAGAKVTGCTVHFVEEGVDSGPIILQREVKVLDNDTPESLHERIQVAEHEIYPEAIRLFALGKLKIDGRMVRTLET
- the rfaE2 gene encoding D-glycero-beta-D-manno-heptose 1-phosphate adenylyltransferase, which translates into the protein MPKAHPLKVLTLPQAARWAARARRRGKKVVATNGCFDLVHYGHVNYLQRAKELGELLIVGLNGDRSVRQLKGRGRPLVPQQQRAKVLAALACVDAVVIFPERRAHRFLGTVQPDVYVKGGDYRPETLDARERAVLTAIGSKVRILPFVKGFSTTRLIAKIRKVGC